A genomic region of Anaeromyxobacter sp. contains the following coding sequences:
- a CDS encoding sigma-54-dependent Fis family transcriptional regulator, which produces MIPSIAALSPPRLFSLEPVAESPAMREALLAASDVAPTPTTVLLLGESGTGKEVLARYVHARSLRAAGPWVAVNCAALPAELLESELFGHERGAFTGAAERRAGRFEQASGGTLLLDEVSELPLTLQAKLLRVLQEREIDRVGGGKPVPVDVRIVATTNRDLLAMVQAGHFRSDLYYRLNVYPIQLPALRARREDVAPLSDRLLAEAAAEQGRTPPPLSEAARQALAQHRFPGNVRELRNLLERALVRCREGQIEPRHLGLGPATLSVAAAVASASEVAALVIEGGLPPHLPIDLGQLEKLAIEEALRRVNGNRTHAARLLGIGLRTLRNKLKAWREAGLLLAPLDPAEAAEAADRPYPPGPFALDDGAAAMALAHQPARPSQGGHP; this is translated from the coding sequence GTGATCCCCTCCATCGCCGCCCTGTCCCCGCCCCGCCTCTTCTCCCTGGAGCCGGTGGCCGAGAGCCCCGCCATGCGCGAGGCCCTGCTGGCCGCGTCCGACGTGGCCCCCACCCCCACCACCGTGCTGCTGCTCGGCGAGTCCGGCACCGGCAAGGAGGTGCTGGCCCGCTACGTCCACGCCCGCTCCCTGCGGGCCGCCGGCCCCTGGGTGGCGGTCAACTGCGCCGCCTTGCCGGCCGAGCTGCTGGAGTCCGAGCTCTTCGGCCACGAGCGGGGCGCCTTCACCGGCGCCGCCGAGCGGCGGGCCGGCCGGTTCGAGCAGGCCAGCGGCGGCACGCTGCTGCTCGACGAGGTCTCCGAGCTGCCGCTGACGCTCCAGGCCAAGCTGCTGCGGGTGCTGCAGGAGCGCGAGATCGACCGGGTGGGCGGCGGCAAGCCGGTGCCGGTGGACGTGCGCATCGTGGCCACCACCAACCGCGACCTGCTGGCCATGGTGCAGGCCGGGCACTTCCGCTCCGACCTGTACTACCGCCTCAACGTCTACCCCATCCAGCTGCCGGCCCTGCGCGCCCGCCGCGAGGACGTGGCCCCGCTGTCCGACCGGCTGCTGGCCGAGGCCGCCGCCGAGCAGGGGCGCACCCCGCCGCCCCTCTCCGAGGCCGCCCGCCAGGCCCTGGCGCAGCACCGCTTCCCCGGCAACGTGCGCGAGCTCCGCAACCTGCTGGAGCGGGCCCTGGTGCGCTGCCGCGAGGGCCAGATCGAGCCGCGCCACCTGGGGCTCGGGCCGGCCACGCTCAGCGTGGCGGCGGCCGTGGCCTCCGCCAGCGAGGTCGCCGCGCTGGTGATCGAGGGCGGCCTGCCGCCCCACCTGCCCATCGACCTCGGCCAGCTCGAGAAGCTGGCCATCGAGGAGGCGCTGCGGCGGGTCAACGGCAACCGCACCCACGCGGCCCGCCTCCTCGGCATCGGCCTGCGCACCCTGCGCAACAAGCTCAAGGCCTGGCGCGAGGCCGGCCTGCTGCTGGCCCCGCTCGATCCGGCCGAGGCGGCCGAGGCGGCCGATCGGCCGTATCCGCCGGGCCCGTTCGCCCTGGACGACGGGGCGGCCGCCATGGCGCTGGCGCACCAGCCGGCACGGCCCTCGCAAGGAGGCCACCCGTGA
- the flgB gene encoding flagellar basal body rod protein FlgB, which produces MRIFDATLSTLERSLDVRLSRQAVLAGNVANADTPGFRPRDLDFAAAMAASSPGAARAPGLAGAARSGDLLLSAAGAMQPDAPEAFVGEVAGAGAGLDGNAVDLDRTLVAVSENALQYGAAAKAAGKKLAILRYAANDGQG; this is translated from the coding sequence GTGAGGATCTTCGACGCCACACTCTCGACGCTGGAGCGCAGCCTGGACGTGCGCCTGTCGCGCCAGGCCGTGCTGGCCGGCAACGTCGCCAACGCCGACACGCCCGGCTTCAGGCCGCGCGACCTCGACTTCGCCGCCGCCATGGCCGCCTCCTCCCCGGGCGCCGCGCGCGCCCCCGGGCTGGCCGGCGCGGCCAGGTCCGGTGACCTGCTGCTCTCGGCCGCCGGGGCCATGCAGCCCGACGCGCCCGAGGCCTTCGTGGGCGAGGTGGCCGGCGCCGGCGCCGGCCTGGACGGCAACGCCGTGGACCTCGACCGCACCCTGGTGGCGGTCTCGGAGAACGCCCTGCAGTACGGCGCCGCCGCCAAGGCCGCCGGGAAGAAGCTGGCCATCCTGCGCTACGCCGCCAACGACGGCCAGGGCTAG
- the flgC gene encoding flagellar basal body rod protein FlgC, whose translation MDFLSALRVSASGLSAERTRVNLAASNLANAESTRGPDGKPYARLDPVLEAVSFEAALGAGPDGGEVQGVRVAEIARDDGPGRRVYSPSHPDADGDGFVTLPNVNPIHEVVNLMSAQKAYDANATAVDTLKTMAQRALEIAR comes from the coding sequence ATGGACTTCCTCTCCGCCCTGCGCGTCTCCGCCTCCGGCCTCTCGGCGGAGCGCACCCGCGTCAACCTGGCCGCCTCCAACCTGGCCAACGCCGAGTCCACCCGGGGCCCGGACGGCAAGCCGTACGCCCGCCTGGACCCGGTGCTGGAGGCGGTCTCCTTCGAGGCGGCGCTGGGCGCCGGCCCGGACGGCGGCGAGGTGCAGGGGGTGCGGGTGGCCGAGATCGCCCGCGACGACGGGCCGGGCCGCCGCGTCTACTCGCCGTCCCATCCCGACGCCGACGGCGACGGCTTCGTGACCCTGCCCAACGTCAACCCCATCCACGAGGTGGTGAACCTCATGTCGGCGCAGAAGGCCTACGACGCCAACGCCACCGCGGTGGACACCCTGAAGACGATGGCGCAGCGCGCCCTCGAGATCGCCCGGTGA
- the fliE gene encoding flagellar hook-basal body complex protein FliE: MAIESIGSIPSRLPELRGPAPAAQPGAASFAGMLGQALGQVESLQLAGDAQASAAANGEGNLHEVALALEKADIGMRVASKVRNKLVEAYQEIMRMPV; encoded by the coding sequence ATGGCCATCGAATCCATCGGCAGCATCCCCTCACGCCTCCCCGAGCTCCGCGGCCCCGCGCCGGCGGCGCAGCCGGGGGCCGCCTCCTTCGCCGGGATGCTGGGCCAGGCGCTCGGCCAGGTGGAGTCCCTGCAGCTGGCCGGCGACGCCCAGGCCAGCGCCGCCGCCAACGGCGAGGGCAACCTGCACGAGGTGGCCCTGGCCCTGGAGAAGGCCGACATCGGGATGCGGGTGGCCTCCAAGGTCCGCAACAAGCTGGTCGAGGCGTACCAAGAGATCATGCGCATGCCGGTCTAG
- the fliF gene encoding flagellar M-ring protein FliF — protein MEPLLNQLRELPKALASLPAGIKFVVFVAALAAIGLGVQSAVQGAEAYQYAFTNLTPEDSAEAAGTLKNAGLPFRLEAGGSALAVPAAKVYDARLLLAGAGLPRGGGVGFEIFDRGDLGVSEFTQKVNLRRATEGELARTISRLTQVRTARVHLTMTEKGLFRDQDKTASAAVVVNLQPGRKLGDKEIAGIRHLVSAAVPGLAAEGVTVVDGAGEVLTAEGGWGQAMGYQKKLEHDLERRVVDMIEQAVGPGAVIARVTATMDANEIQTNAETVDPDATALRSERRVTQASQGAAAGAAGLAGAAANQPLAPAAPAAAAAKGAASTMEDNIRNFEVSRTTTTTLAKVPRLTKISVAVLVDALNGQPRPQAELDKLGELARRAVGFDEARGDEFDLTSAPFTRSEEAAGEAAPAAVAARPWWFWAAAGGGAVLLLAVLGLVALRRKRPAQDASDLQFLTPGASVAQIEAALAREAALPPSTVPPRAALVDPTQSLRDRARELATKDPTRAAHILKAWMAQEQRSNRSHDA, from the coding sequence ATGGAACCCCTGCTCAACCAGCTCCGCGAGCTCCCCAAGGCCCTGGCCTCCCTGCCGGCCGGCATCAAGTTCGTGGTCTTCGTGGCGGCCCTGGCGGCCATCGGCCTGGGCGTGCAGAGCGCCGTGCAGGGCGCCGAGGCCTACCAGTACGCCTTCACCAACCTGACGCCGGAGGACTCCGCCGAGGCGGCCGGGACCCTCAAGAACGCCGGCCTGCCCTTCCGCCTGGAGGCCGGCGGCAGCGCCCTGGCCGTGCCGGCCGCCAAGGTCTACGACGCCCGCCTGCTGCTGGCCGGCGCCGGCCTGCCGCGCGGCGGCGGGGTGGGCTTCGAGATCTTCGACCGCGGCGACCTGGGCGTCTCGGAGTTCACCCAGAAGGTCAACCTGCGCCGCGCCACCGAGGGCGAGCTGGCCCGCACCATCTCCCGCCTGACGCAGGTGCGCACCGCCCGGGTCCACCTCACCATGACCGAGAAGGGGCTCTTCCGCGACCAGGACAAGACCGCCTCGGCCGCCGTGGTGGTCAACCTCCAGCCCGGCCGCAAGCTGGGCGACAAGGAGATCGCCGGCATCCGGCACCTGGTCTCCGCCGCCGTCCCCGGGCTGGCCGCCGAGGGGGTCACCGTGGTGGACGGGGCCGGCGAGGTCCTGACCGCCGAGGGTGGCTGGGGCCAGGCCATGGGCTACCAGAAGAAGCTCGAGCACGACCTGGAGCGGCGGGTGGTGGACATGATCGAGCAGGCGGTCGGGCCTGGCGCGGTCATCGCCCGGGTCACCGCCACCATGGACGCCAACGAGATCCAGACCAACGCCGAGACGGTGGACCCCGACGCCACCGCGCTGCGCAGCGAGCGGCGCGTCACCCAGGCCTCCCAGGGCGCCGCCGCCGGCGCGGCCGGCCTGGCCGGCGCCGCCGCCAACCAGCCGCTGGCCCCGGCCGCCCCGGCCGCCGCCGCCGCCAAGGGCGCCGCCTCCACCATGGAGGACAACATCCGCAACTTCGAGGTCTCCAGGACCACCACCACCACCCTGGCCAAGGTGCCTCGCCTGACCAAGATCTCGGTGGCGGTGCTGGTGGACGCCCTGAACGGCCAGCCTCGACCCCAGGCCGAGCTCGACAAGCTGGGCGAGCTGGCGCGCCGCGCGGTGGGCTTCGACGAGGCCCGCGGGGACGAGTTCGACCTGACCAGCGCCCCCTTCACCCGCAGCGAGGAGGCCGCCGGCGAGGCCGCCCCCGCCGCGGTGGCCGCCCGTCCCTGGTGGTTCTGGGCGGCGGCCGGCGGCGGCGCGGTGCTGCTGCTGGCGGTGCTGGGCCTGGTGGCGCTGCGCAGGAAGCGCCCGGCCCAGGACGCCAGCGACCTGCAGTTCCTCACCCCGGGCGCCAGCGTCGCCCAGATCGAGGCGGCCCTGGCCCGCGAGGCCGCCCTGCCCCCCTCGACCGTGCCGCCCCGCGCCGCCCTCGTCGACCCCACCCAGTCGCTGCGCGACCGCGCCCGCGAGCTGGCCACCAAGGACCCCACCCGCGCCGCGCACATCCTGAAGGCCTGGATGGCCCAGGAGCAGCGCAGCAACCGGAGCCACGATGCCTGA
- the fliG gene encoding flagellar motor switch protein FliG: MPDLGPSAREQKADAPLPAAIMAESSGLGCQRAAAVLLGVGAEAAGTIFKMFGETELRRVALGAKDLRTAPSARVGEALETFVEAMETVGGDAAAGDDMLRDVATKALGPDMARRAFDGVIPPPPPDEVLGSVSQADPEALAMVLQREQPQTIALVLSSLDASRAAGVMDRLPEKSRPEVLRRMATIESVAPEVLREVGQALSTELKSLVSGGMRRVDGKATALEILRRINPQQQGVVIAEIEKDDQALAAEMRGRLFTFNDLVNLADRDLQQLLREIDASRLTVALKGATADVRQKFLQNLSSRAAEMLSDDLSAMGPVKLSSVEAAQQEIAKLAQELASQGRITIVGTGEKML; this comes from the coding sequence ATGCCTGACCTCGGCCCCAGCGCCCGCGAGCAGAAGGCGGACGCCCCGCTCCCCGCCGCCATCATGGCGGAGTCGTCCGGCCTCGGCTGCCAGCGCGCCGCGGCGGTGCTGCTGGGCGTCGGCGCCGAGGCGGCCGGCACCATCTTCAAGATGTTCGGCGAGACCGAGCTGCGCCGGGTGGCGCTGGGCGCCAAGGACCTGCGCACCGCCCCGTCGGCCCGGGTCGGCGAGGCCCTGGAGACCTTCGTGGAGGCCATGGAGACGGTGGGCGGCGACGCCGCCGCGGGGGACGACATGCTGCGTGACGTGGCCACCAAGGCGCTGGGGCCCGACATGGCGCGCCGCGCCTTCGACGGGGTCATCCCGCCGCCCCCGCCGGACGAGGTGCTCGGCTCGGTCTCGCAGGCCGACCCCGAGGCCCTGGCCATGGTGCTGCAGCGCGAGCAGCCGCAGACCATCGCCCTGGTGCTCTCGTCGCTCGACGCCTCGCGGGCCGCCGGCGTGATGGACCGGCTGCCCGAGAAGTCCCGCCCCGAGGTGCTGCGCCGCATGGCCACCATCGAGTCGGTGGCCCCCGAGGTGCTGCGCGAGGTGGGCCAGGCCCTCTCCACCGAGCTCAAGTCGCTGGTCTCCGGCGGGATGCGCCGGGTGGACGGCAAGGCCACCGCCCTCGAGATCCTGCGCCGCATCAACCCGCAGCAGCAGGGGGTGGTGATCGCCGAGATCGAGAAGGACGACCAGGCCCTGGCCGCCGAGATGCGCGGCCGGCTCTTCACCTTCAACGACCTGGTCAACCTGGCCGACCGCGACCTGCAGCAGCTGCTGCGCGAGATCGACGCCAGCCGCCTCACCGTGGCGCTCAAGGGCGCCACCGCCGACGTGCGGCAGAAGTTCCTGCAGAACCTCTCGTCGCGCGCCGCCGAGATGCTCTCCGACGACCTGTCGGCCATGGGCCCGGTCAAGCTCTCCAGCGTGGAGGCCGCCCAGCAGGAGATCGCCAAGCTGGCCCAGGAGCTGGCGTCGCAGGGCCGCATCACCATCGTCGGCACCGGCGAGAAGATGCTCTAG
- a CDS encoding FliI/YscN family ATPase, whose amino-acid sequence MSLYDREALRRILDEADPTPLTGTVIRATGLIVEATLPRVPVGTACEIRTKDGQLVLAEVVGFAGGVARLMPLSEIQGIGEGCDVVPRAAADRVPVGPELLGRVVDASLRPIDAGPTPLLRGRAPLHAVPPPALHRRRVTEPLTLGIRSIDACLTVGEGQRMAVMAGPGVGKSVLLGMLARSASADVVVVGLVGERGREVREFIERDLGAGLARAVVVVATSDESPLKRLRAAMAATSVAEYFRAQGQKVLLLMDSLSRVAQAQREIGLAAGEPPTTKGYPPSAFAVLPRLVERAGNDAGQGSITAFYTILAEGDDTTGDPIADAARATLDGHLILSRRIAEAGLYPAVDVLASISRVMSDIVPPEHRELARQAREVLSAYREAADLIEVGAYAAGSNPRVDRAIRCIEPLRAFLRQDPDERTPLDETLGRLAQLLGPQERPHA is encoded by the coding sequence GTGAGCCTCTACGACCGCGAGGCGCTGCGGCGCATCCTCGACGAGGCCGACCCCACCCCGCTGACGGGCACGGTCATCCGGGCCACCGGCCTGATCGTGGAGGCCACCCTGCCGCGCGTGCCGGTCGGCACGGCCTGCGAGATCCGCACCAAGGACGGCCAGCTGGTGCTGGCCGAGGTGGTGGGCTTCGCCGGCGGCGTGGCCAGGCTGATGCCGCTCTCCGAGATCCAGGGCATCGGCGAGGGGTGCGACGTGGTCCCGCGCGCCGCCGCCGACCGGGTGCCGGTCGGCCCGGAGCTGCTGGGCCGGGTGGTGGACGCCTCGCTGCGCCCCATCGACGCCGGGCCCACGCCGCTGCTGCGCGGCCGCGCCCCGCTGCACGCCGTGCCGCCCCCGGCGCTGCACCGCCGCCGGGTCACCGAGCCGCTGACGCTGGGCATCCGCTCCATCGACGCCTGCCTCACCGTGGGCGAGGGGCAGCGCATGGCGGTCATGGCCGGCCCGGGCGTCGGCAAGTCGGTGCTGCTGGGCATGCTGGCCCGCTCCGCCTCCGCCGACGTGGTGGTGGTCGGGCTGGTGGGCGAGCGCGGCCGCGAGGTGCGCGAGTTCATCGAGCGCGACCTGGGCGCCGGCCTGGCCCGCGCGGTGGTGGTGGTGGCCACCAGCGACGAGTCCCCCCTCAAGCGGCTGCGGGCCGCCATGGCCGCCACCTCGGTGGCCGAGTACTTCCGGGCCCAGGGCCAGAAGGTGCTCCTGCTGATGGACTCGCTGTCGCGGGTGGCCCAGGCCCAGCGAGAGATCGGGCTGGCGGCCGGCGAGCCGCCCACCACCAAGGGCTACCCGCCCAGCGCCTTCGCGGTGCTGCCGCGCCTGGTGGAGCGGGCCGGCAACGACGCCGGCCAGGGCAGCATCACGGCCTTCTACACCATCCTGGCGGAGGGTGACGACACCACCGGCGACCCCATCGCCGACGCCGCCCGCGCCACCCTGGACGGCCACCTCATCCTCTCCCGCCGCATCGCCGAGGCCGGCCTCTACCCGGCCGTGGACGTCCTGGCCTCCATCTCCCGCGTCATGAGCGACATCGTGCCGCCGGAGCACCGCGAGCTGGCCCGCCAGGCGCGCGAGGTGCTCTCGGCCTACCGCGAGGCGGCGGATCTCATCGAGGTCGGCGCCTACGCCGCCGGCTCCAACCCCAGGGTCGATCGGGCCATCCGCTGCATCGAGCCGCTGCGCGCCTTCCTGCGCCAGGACCCGGACGAGCGCACCCCGCTCGACGAGACCCTGGGCCGGCTGGCGCAGCTCCTCGGCCCCCAGGAGCGCCCCCATGCCTGA
- a CDS encoding flagellar hook assembly protein FlgD, with amino-acid sequence MADVVTSSLGSLPQVTGVVAPTAKSTLDKDSFLKLLTTQLQKQDPLSPMDSNAFVAQLAQFSSVEALENMGRKLDTLALGQANANQMAVPQMIGKEILFNADHLALTKGAAATKFSVLLGAASDNTVAMITDAAGKVVRTLDLGARGAGTFATEWDGRDDQGQPLDSGTYQLIVAASKRDGTEVGSATFVRGVVSGVSFEGSVPQLLVNGNVVQLGDVTEIATAPPT; translated from the coding sequence ATGGCCGACGTCGTCACCAGCTCCCTGGGGAGCCTGCCGCAGGTCACCGGCGTCGTCGCGCCGACGGCCAAGAGCACCCTCGACAAGGACTCCTTCCTCAAGCTGCTCACCACCCAGCTGCAGAAGCAGGACCCGCTGTCGCCGATGGACTCCAACGCCTTCGTGGCGCAGCTGGCCCAGTTCTCCTCGGTGGAGGCCCTGGAGAACATGGGCAGGAAGCTCGACACGCTGGCCCTGGGCCAGGCCAACGCCAACCAGATGGCCGTGCCCCAGATGATCGGCAAGGAGATCCTCTTCAACGCCGACCACCTGGCCCTCACCAAGGGCGCCGCCGCCACCAAGTTCTCGGTGCTGCTGGGCGCCGCCTCCGACAACACCGTGGCCATGATCACCGACGCCGCCGGCAAGGTGGTGCGCACCCTCGACCTGGGCGCCCGCGGCGCCGGCACCTTCGCCACCGAGTGGGACGGGCGCGACGACCAGGGCCAGCCCCTCGACTCGGGCACCTACCAGCTGATCGTCGCCGCCTCCAAGCGGGACGGCACCGAGGTGGGCAGCGCCACCTTCGTGCGCGGGGTGGTCAGCGGGGTCTCCTTCGAGGGCTCCGTCCCGCAGCTGCTCGTCAACGGCAACGTCGTCCAGCTCGGCGACGTCACCGAGATCGCCACCGCGCCGCCCACCTAG
- a CDS encoding flagellar hook protein FlgE produces MSLLTSLSAGTTGLEAASLELSVVGDNIANANTIGFKGGRAAFEDALTQTVIGGTGEIGLGARLESVQKILTQGALNSTGIATDLALQGNGFFIVSGNHNGQTANFFTRAGQFTVDKDGFMVNLEGLKVQGFPADAAGALSAQPGNLLVGTASAQPRATGSIQVKANLKADAVIKTDALGAPIPFDPANPGGTSEFSTSMTVYDTLGAAHAVQVFFSKTATGAGGNSWEWNAMTDGGGLAPPAVAGTLEVIAGGALTFDNQGRLATDVPRATNATTFNPLGAAAPQPLTFNFGDPTAVAGNTGLLGVSQFAAPSASTFIGQDGFGSGQLASIRIDPTGNINGVFTNGQTRVLGQVAVAAFSGPDRMERVGGNLFQQSQASGQPVIGAPGAGGRASIISGSLEQSNVDLAEQFVRLIAAQRAFQANSKTITTADQLLSELIALKR; encoded by the coding sequence ATGTCGCTCCTCACCTCCCTCTCCGCAGGCACCACCGGCCTCGAGGCCGCGTCGCTCGAGCTCTCCGTCGTCGGCGACAACATCGCCAACGCCAACACCATCGGCTTCAAGGGCGGCCGGGCCGCCTTCGAGGACGCCCTGACCCAGACGGTCATCGGCGGCACCGGCGAGATCGGCCTGGGCGCGCGGCTCGAGTCGGTGCAGAAGATCCTGACCCAGGGCGCCCTCAACTCCACCGGCATCGCCACCGACCTGGCGCTGCAGGGGAACGGCTTCTTCATCGTGAGCGGCAACCACAACGGCCAGACCGCCAACTTCTTCACCCGCGCCGGCCAGTTCACCGTGGACAAGGACGGCTTCATGGTGAACCTGGAGGGGCTCAAGGTGCAGGGCTTCCCGGCCGACGCCGCCGGCGCCCTCTCGGCCCAGCCGGGCAACCTGCTGGTGGGCACCGCCTCGGCCCAGCCGCGGGCCACCGGCTCCATCCAGGTGAAGGCCAACCTCAAGGCCGACGCCGTCATCAAGACCGACGCCCTGGGCGCCCCCATCCCGTTCGACCCGGCCAACCCCGGCGGCACCTCCGAGTTCTCCACCTCCATGACCGTCTACGACACCCTGGGCGCCGCCCACGCGGTGCAGGTGTTCTTCTCCAAGACGGCCACCGGCGCGGGCGGCAACTCCTGGGAGTGGAACGCCATGACCGACGGCGGCGGGCTGGCCCCGCCGGCCGTGGCCGGCACGCTGGAGGTCATCGCCGGCGGCGCCCTCACCTTCGACAACCAGGGCCGCCTGGCCACCGACGTGCCGCGGGCCACCAACGCCACCACCTTCAACCCGCTGGGCGCGGCCGCCCCCCAGCCCCTCACCTTCAACTTCGGCGACCCGACCGCGGTGGCCGGGAACACCGGCCTGCTGGGCGTCTCGCAGTTCGCCGCCCCCTCGGCCTCCACCTTCATCGGCCAGGACGGCTTCGGCTCCGGCCAGCTGGCCTCCATCCGCATCGACCCCACCGGCAACATCAACGGCGTCTTCACCAACGGCCAGACCCGCGTCCTCGGCCAGGTGGCGGTGGCCGCCTTCTCCGGTCCGGACCGGATGGAGCGGGTCGGCGGCAACCTGTTCCAGCAGAGCCAGGCCTCCGGCCAGCCGGTCATCGGCGCCCCGGGTGCCGGCGGACGCGCCTCGATCATCTCGGGCTCGCTCGAGCAGTCCAACGTGGACCTGGCCGAGCAGTTCGTGCGGCTCATCGCCGCCCAGCGGGCCTTCCAGGCCAACTCGAAGACCATCACCACCGCCGACCAGCTGCTCTCCGAGCTGATCGCGCTCAAGCGGTAG
- a CDS encoding flagellar FlbD family protein, which translates to MIVLTRLDGKELVVNADHVLTVEATPDTVIQLVNAMHLMVKEPPDEVVERVAAWRRRCQLGPERRGDVLPFPRSVPNPED; encoded by the coding sequence ATGATCGTGCTGACACGCCTCGACGGGAAGGAGCTGGTGGTCAACGCCGACCACGTCCTCACCGTCGAGGCCACACCGGACACCGTGATCCAGCTCGTCAACGCCATGCACCTGATGGTCAAGGAGCCCCCGGACGAGGTGGTGGAGCGGGTGGCGGCGTGGCGGCGGCGCTGCCAGCTGGGCCCCGAGCGCCGGGGCGACGTGCTGCCGTTCCCGCGCAGCGTGCCGAACCCGGAGGACTAG
- a CDS encoding flagellar motor protein translates to MDITSVGGIVFAIAAILVGQALEGGHVGSILQLTAAMIVFGGTIGAVAVAFPKKDFFHGLKLAKMVFSEKKRDMGGIAKQLVDYASLARRDGVLALEGRLGEVTDPFMRRALQFVVDGVDANVTRDTLEGAIDAEYEENEVGAKVWESMGGFAPTVGILGAVLGLIHVMENLNDPSKLGGGIATAFVATVYGVGAANLFFLPFANKIKRKLKLEKERKTLIAEGVLSIQEGVNPRVLEEKLRAYTGEEAPPAEKKAA, encoded by the coding sequence ATGGACATCACCAGCGTCGGCGGGATCGTCTTCGCCATCGCCGCCATCCTGGTCGGCCAGGCGCTGGAAGGCGGCCACGTCGGCTCCATCCTGCAGCTCACCGCCGCCATGATCGTCTTCGGCGGCACCATCGGCGCCGTGGCCGTGGCCTTCCCCAAGAAGGACTTCTTCCACGGGCTCAAGCTGGCCAAGATGGTCTTCAGCGAGAAGAAGCGCGACATGGGCGGCATCGCCAAGCAGCTGGTGGACTACGCCTCGCTGGCCCGCCGCGACGGCGTGCTGGCGCTGGAGGGGCGGCTCGGCGAGGTCACCGACCCGTTCATGCGGCGGGCCCTGCAGTTCGTGGTGGACGGGGTGGACGCCAACGTCACCCGCGACACGCTGGAGGGGGCCATCGACGCCGAGTACGAGGAGAACGAGGTGGGGGCCAAGGTGTGGGAGTCGATGGGCGGCTTCGCCCCCACCGTCGGCATCCTGGGCGCGGTGCTCGGCCTCATCCACGTGATGGAGAACCTGAACGACCCGTCCAAGCTGGGCGGCGGCATCGCCACCGCCTTCGTGGCCACGGTGTACGGCGTGGGCGCGGCCAACCTGTTCTTCCTGCCCTTCGCCAACAAGATCAAGCGCAAGCTCAAGCTGGAGAAGGAGCGCAAGACCCTCATCGCCGAGGGGGTGCTCTCCATCCAGGAGGGCGTCAACCCGCGGGTGCTCGAGGAGAAGCTGCGCGCCTACACGGGCGAGGAAGCGCCCCCCGCCGAGAAGAAGGCGGCCTGA
- a CDS encoding OmpA family protein translates to MARKKKAHAEEHENHERWLVSYADFITLLFAFFVVLYSVSRVDNKKMQQAVQSIQWAMHYGGTGGTGALPIFDGPAANGGGPALNSGSNSNQAPKAKAIEMLRKKLEKRIKPFLMERNVRPSVTVAVEGRRLTVRLAATEFFDAGQAALRPQILSVIDAIAMELVPLERTLRVEGHTDETPQGGDRYRNNWDLSAARAATVVTYLEAAHRARPELLQAVGLGSAHPVSAEETLEARERNRRVELVIELEANDELLNSGLE, encoded by the coding sequence GTGGCCCGCAAGAAGAAGGCGCACGCCGAGGAGCACGAGAACCACGAGCGGTGGCTGGTCTCCTACGCCGACTTCATCACCCTGCTCTTCGCCTTCTTCGTGGTGCTCTACTCGGTGTCCCGGGTGGACAACAAGAAGATGCAGCAGGCGGTCCAGTCCATCCAGTGGGCCATGCACTACGGCGGCACCGGCGGCACCGGCGCCCTGCCCATCTTCGACGGTCCGGCCGCCAACGGCGGCGGGCCGGCGCTCAACTCCGGCTCCAACTCCAACCAGGCGCCGAAGGCCAAGGCCATCGAGATGCTGCGCAAGAAGCTGGAGAAGCGCATCAAGCCCTTCCTGATGGAGCGCAACGTCCGGCCCTCGGTGACCGTGGCGGTGGAGGGGCGGCGCCTGACGGTGCGGCTGGCCGCCACCGAGTTCTTCGACGCCGGGCAGGCGGCGCTGCGCCCGCAGATCCTCTCGGTCATCGACGCCATCGCCATGGAGCTGGTGCCGCTCGAGCGCACCCTGCGCGTCGAGGGGCACACCGACGAGACGCCGCAGGGCGGCGACCGCTACCGCAACAACTGGGACCTGTCGGCGGCGCGGGCCGCCACGGTGGTGACCTACCTGGAGGCGGCCCACCGGGCCCGCCCCGAGCTGCTGCAGGCGGTGGGGCTCGGCTCGGCCCACCCGGTCTCCGCCGAGGAGACCCTGGAGGCGCGCGAGCGCAACCGCCGGGTCGAGCTGGTCATCGAGCTCGAGGCCAACGACGAGCTGCTGAACTCCGGCCTGGAGTAG